A region from the Mustela erminea isolate mMusErm1 chromosome 10, mMusErm1.Pri, whole genome shotgun sequence genome encodes:
- the INKA2 gene encoding PAK4-inhibitor INKA2 codes for MDCYLRRLKQELMSMKEVGDGLQDQMNSMMGALQELKLLQVQAALEQLEISGGSPARSCAESPRTQPEPPPWEGGRGPARPSACSPSNQPSLSAKCTSQRSVCGRDLDPLARAQLPEHGSGARPGPETAEPEDWTSTLMSRGRNRQPLVLGDNVFADLVGNWLDLPELEKGGEKGEAGEPKGEKGPPRELGRRFALTANIFRKFLRSVRPDRDRLLKEKPGWVTPTASEPRAARSHKVKKRSHSKGSGRFPFSGPAEPRRGESPSTSCPKALEPSPSGFDINTAVWV; via the coding sequence ATGTCCATGAAGGAGGTGGGTGATGGCCTCCAGGATCAGATGAACAGCATGATGGGGGCACTGCAAGAACTGAAGCTTCTCCAGGTGCAGGCGGCACTGGAACAGCTGGAGATCTCCGGAGGGAGTCCGGCCCGGAGCTGTGCGGAAAGCCCCCGGACACAGCCCGAGCCCCCTCCATGGGAGGGTGGCAGAGGCCCTGCCAGGCCTTCAGCCTGCTCCCCTTCCAACCAACCTTCTCTGAGCGCCAAGTGTACATCCCAGAGGAGTGTCTGCGGGCGGGATCTGGACCCCCTGGCCAGGGCACAGCTACCAGAGCACGGAAGCGGGGCCCGGCCGGGGCCAGAGACGGCGGAACCGGAAGACTGGACCTCCACGTTGATGTCCCGGGGCCGCAACCGCCAACCTCTGGTGCTAGGCGACAACGTTTTCGCGGACCTCGTGGGCAACTGGTTGGACTTGCCAGAActggagaagggtggggagaaaggagaggcgGGGGAGCCCAAAGGGGAGAAGGGCCCGCCCCGGGAGCTGGGCCGCAGGTTTGCCCTCACGGCAAACATCTTTAGGAAATTCTTGCGCAGTGTGCGGCCTGACCGAGACAGGCTGCTGAAGGAGAAGCCGGGCTGGGTGACGCCCACGGCCTCGGAGCCCAGGGCAGCCCGCTCACACAAAGTCAAGAAGCGGAGCCATTCCAAGGGCTCTGGACGTTTCCCTTTCTCAGGCCCTGCAGAGCCCAGAAGGGGGGAAAGTCCTTCCACAAGCTGCCCCAAGGCCCTGGAACCCTCACCTTCTGGCTTTGATATTAACACAGCTGTTTGGGTCTGa
- the RAP1A gene encoding ras-related protein Rap-1A encodes MREYKLVVLGSGGVGKSALTVQFVQGIFVEKYDPTIEDSYRKQVEVDCQQCMLEILDTAGTEQFTAMRDLYMKNGQGFALVYSITAQSTFNDLQDLREQILRVKDTEDVPMILVGNKCDLEDERVVGKEQGQNLARQWCNCAFLESSAKSKINVNEIFYDLVRQINRKTPVEKKKPKKKSCLLL; translated from the exons acagtTCAGTTTGTTCAGggaatttttgttgaaaaatatgaCCCAACGATAGAAGATTCTTACAGAAAG CAAGTTGAAGTAGATTGCCAACAGTGTATGCTCGAAATCCTGGACACAGCAGGAACA gaACAATTTACAGCAATGAGGGATTTGTATATGAAGAATGGCCAAGGGTTTGCACTAGTATATTCTATTACAGCTCAGTCCACGTTTAATGACTTACAGGACCTGAGGGAACAGATTTTACGGGTTAAGGACACAGAAGAT GTTCCAATGATTTTGGTTGGCAATAAATGTGACCTGGAAGATGAACGAGTAGTTGGCAAAGAACAGGGTCAGAACTTAGCAAGACAGTGGTGTAACTGTGCCTTTTTAGAATCTTCTGCAAAGTCAAAGATCAACGTTAATGAG atattttatgacCTGGTCagacagataaatagaaaaacaccAGTGGAAAAGAAGAAGCCTAAAAAGAAATCATGTCTGCTGCTTTAG